The DNA sequence TCCGCCGGTGCGCCGTCGGCCAGCAGGACGCCTTCGCGCATGAGCAGGAGCCGGTCGCAGCGCGCCGCTTCGTCCATGACGTGACTGGACACCAGCAGCGTCGCGCCGCCTTCGGCGAGCCGGCGGAACAGCGCCCACAGCTCGTCGCGCAGCACCGGGTCGAGCCCGACGGTCGGCTCGTCGAGCACCAGCAGCTCCGGCCGGCCGAGCAGCGCGACGGCGAGGTTCGCGCGGTTGTGCTGGCCGCCCGAGAGCGAGCCGACGAGTTTCCCGGCGTGCCCGGCCAGGCCCACCTCGCCGATGACCCGGTCCACATCGGACGCCGGGGCGCGCAGCACCGCGGCGAAGTAGCGCAGTGCCTCGCGGACGGTCAGGTCCGCGTAGATCGCCGGGTTCTGCGTCGCGTAGCCGATCCGGCGCCGCAACGGCGGGCTGCCCGCGGGCAGGCCCAGCACGGTGACGGTGCCGGCTTCGACGAGCTGCACGCCGACGATCGCGCGCATCAGGGTCGTCTTGCCGCAGCCGCTCGGGCCGAGCAGGCCGGTGACCGCGCCGCGCGGCACCTCGAAGCTCACGTCGCGCACCACCGGCCGGCCGCCCCGGCGGACCCGCAGGCCGGCGACTTCAAGGGCAGAATTAGTCATGCGTTTAATTCTGAGCCCGGCGAGTTCCCGCGGTCAAGGGGGCGTCCGGCCGAACCCGGAGCCGCACAACGGCAGAAGCGCGTCAGGGGTGTCACCTGCAACGATTTGTGGGCTGGGTTTCTCCCGCACACTGGAGGGTGTAGATGGCCGTCACACAGCAGGTTCCGGTTCATCCGCAGGCGGGTTTCTTCGGCTCGGGACCGTATCCCGTCCACCGGGCGCGAGTCCTGGTGCTCGCGGTCCTGGCCGGGTTCGCGTTGACGGCGCTCTGGTCGGCGCCGTTCGTCGACTCCGTCATCGGCGACAGCGTCGCCAACACCCTGCTCGGCTACGACGCGAAGGCGACCCCGATCGGCGGCGTGCTCGCCGGGACGCTGTTCGCGTTCGTCTCCGGGCTCGCCGGCTCGTTCACCGCGTGCAACATCGCCGCGTTCGGCGCGGTCGCGCCGCTGGTCGGCGGCGAGGCGGGCGGGAAACGGCGGTTCGCGACCACGCTCAAGCCACTCGGCTGGATCGCGGCGGGCATGCTCACCGTGTCGATCGTCTACGGCGTGATCGTCGCGCTGGTCGGCACGCGGATGCCGCAGTTCGACACCGCGCCGGCCAGCGGGCTGACGCCGCGCAGCATCCAGTCGATGGTCGCGTTCGGCGTCGTCGGCCTGGCCTTCCTGGTGCTGGGCCTGGCTTCGCTGGGCGTGATCGGCAACCCGATCGGCGCGCTGACCCGGCGGCACCCGGCCGCGCCCCTGGTCCTGATGGGCGCGCTGATCGGCGGCTTCCTCATCGGCCGGCCGTACCCGCTGTTCCGGATCATGTTCCGCAGCGCCGCCGAGCAGCACAACGTCTTCTACGGCGCCGCCGCGTTCGCCCTGCAGTCGCTCGGCAACATCGTGATCATGGGCGTGCTGTTCCTGCTCCTGACGCACGCGACGGGCGGGCGCGTGCAGCGCTGGCTGGCCGCCAAGCCGGGCCGGATCGCCGCCGTGACCGGCGCGGCGCTGCTCGTCGGCGGCACGTTCACGTTGCTCTACTGGGACGTGCGCGTGCTCGGCCGGCTCGGGATCATCTGGTTCCCGATGGTCAGCTGGTAGGCCGGCCGAGCCAGCGGTAGTCGGGCGAGGGGTCGAGCTGGACGCCGTCCGCGACGGCGACCAGCACGGCTTCCGGCTGCGGCCCGGACACCGTCAGCCAGCGCCCGGACGGCAGCCGGACCGCGACCAGCGCGGCCTCGCCGGCCTTCGGCGCCGAGTAGAACCCCCCGCCGCCGCGTACGGAAATCGTTGCGGCGCCGCCGATCCCCGGTGAGCCGGCACCGACGGCGACCGTCACGGCCGGGACCGACGGGCGGGCCGGGTCGGCCGCGGTCAGCTCGGTGCTCGCGTCGTCCGGCCCGGTACCCCGGACGACGGCCGAGCGTTCCGCCAGCCCCGCCGGCAGCGGCCCGAACCGCAGTTCGCCGCGGACGCCGACCGGGGTCGCGCGGACCGACTCGGCGATCCGCTGGGCGACCGCGCGGGCGTCCG is a window from the Amycolatopsis sp. NBC_00355 genome containing:
- a CDS encoding ABC transporter ATP-binding protein, giving the protein MTNSALEVAGLRVRRGGRPVVRDVSFEVPRGAVTGLLGPSGCGKTTLMRAIVGVQLVEAGTVTVLGLPAGSPPLRRRIGYATQNPAIYADLTVREALRYFAAVLRAPASDVDRVIGEVGLAGHAGKLVGSLSGGQHNRANLAVALLGRPELLVLDEPTVGLDPVLRDELWALFRRLAEGGATLLVSSHVMDEAARCDRLLLMREGVLLADGAPAELRQRTGTTDLEQAFLRLVRVAS